A window of the Cicer arietinum cultivar CDC Frontier isolate Library 1 chromosome 6, Cicar.CDCFrontier_v2.0, whole genome shotgun sequence genome harbors these coding sequences:
- the ARF17 gene encoding auxin response factor 4 isoform X2: MEIDLNHEVMMTEVENKNALCIKECEKVSCCCCVCSLSPSTCSSSTSSTSPIVVSSSYLELWHACAGPLTSLPKKGNVVVYFPQGHLEQVASFSPFTSLEIPTFDLQPQIFCRVVNIQLLANKENDEVYTQVTLLPQAELAGMHMEAKEVEELEADEEGNEGLPTKSTPHMFCKTLTVSDTSTHGGFSVPRRAAEDCFPPLDYKLQRPSQELVAKDLHGVEWKFRHIYRGQPRRHLLTTGWSIFVNQKNLVSGDAVLFLRGENGELRLGIRRAVRPRNGLPESIVGKQNCYPNFLSSVANAISTKSMFHVFYSPRASHAEFVVPYQKYVKSIKSPVSIGTRFKIRFEMDESPERRCNSGMLIGISDLDPYRWPKSKWRCLMVRWDEDIETNHQDRVSPWEIDPSSSLPPLSIQSSPRLKKPRTGLQVASPSHLITAGGSGMMGFEESIRSSKVLQGQENAGFMSLYYGCDKLTNKPGFELSSSSHQNLALTGVGKAVTSSEHMNAHPFSYAAGFMETNSFPRVLQGQEICKLKSLTQKVDSNIGAWGNNPNVSCTNFNLRQATKPNFQSAYFPYGDIYKNGQANMFTSKHMNFQSDNVSFSTPSILAGNIRNEVGRSELNLPNEDKLQDNISASVSLGATNIKVPNDNNVKGKVNSCKLFGFPLSAETSSQNLQNTAKRSCTKVHKQGSLVGRAVDLSRLNCYVDLLSELEKLFGMEGLLRDHDKGWRILYTDSENDIMVVGDDPWHEFCDVVSKIHIYTKGEVEKMTFGMTNDDTHSSLEQAPVIMEPSKSSSVSQTDYSPTVVRV, from the exons ATGGAAATTGATCTGAACCATGAAGTGATGATGACTGAGGTTGAAAACAAGAATGCATTGTGCATTAAGGAATGTGAAAAAgttagttgttgttgttgtgtttgtaGTTTGTCCCCTTCAACTTGTTCATCTTCTACTAGTTCAACTTCACCAATTGTTGTGTCTTCTTCTTATCTTGAGCTCTGGCATGCTTGTGCTGGTCCTCTTACATCACTTCCTAAGAAAGGAAATGTTGTGGTTTATTTTCCACAAGGTCACTTAGAACAAGTTGCTTCTTTCTCTCCTTTCACATCATTGGAGATACCAACTTTTGATCTTCAGCCACAGATCTTTTGCAGGGTTGTCAATATCCAACTACTT GCTAATAAGGAGAATGATGAGGTTTATACACAAGTTACTTTGCTTCCTCAGGCTGAG TTGGCAGGGATGCATATGGAGGCAAAAGAAGTTGAAGAATTAGAAGCAGATGAAGAGGGAAATGAAGGATTACCAACAAAATCAACCCCTCACATGTTCTGCAAGACACTGACTGTCTCCGATACCAGCACTCATGGAGGGTTCTCTGTGCCTCGTCGAGCTGCTGAAGACTGTTTTCCTCCTTTG GATTATAAGCTGCAGAGGCCCTCTCAAGAGCTTGTTGCCAAAGACCTGCATGGTGTGGAATGGAAATTTCGCCATATTTATAGAG GTCAGCCTAGGCGGCATCTACTCACTACTGGATGGAGCATTTTTGTGAACCAAAAGAATCTTGTTTCTGGTGATGCAGTTCTCTTTCTAAG GGGTGAAAATGGAGAGCTGAGATTGGGAATCAGAAGAGCTGTTAGACCTAGAAATGGTCTTCCTGAATCAATTGTTGGTAAACAGAACTGTTATCCCAATTTCCTTTCTTCTGTAGCAAATGCTATATCCACCAAAAGCATGTTTCATGTTTTTTATAGTCCAAG AGCGAGTCACGCAGAATTCGTTGTTCCCTACCAAAAGTATGTTAAAAGCATCAAGAGTCCAGTATCCATAGGGACTAGATTCAAAATAAGATTTGAAATGGATGAATCGCCGGAGAGAAG GTGTAATAGTGGTATGTTGATTGGAATAAGTGACTTGGATCCCTATAGATGGCCTAAATCAAAATGGAGGTGCTTGATG GTTAGATGGGATGAGGATATTGAGACTAATCATCAAGACAGAGTATCTCCATGGGAGATCGATCCTTCTTCTTCTCTGCCTCCCCTAAGCATTCAGTCTTCTCCAAGGCTGAAGAAACCGCGGACCGGTCTGCAGGTTGCCTCACCCAGTCACCTCATCACTG CCGGAGGCAGTGGAATGATGGGCTTTGAGGAGTCTATAAGATCATCAAAGGTCTTGCAAGGTCAAGAAAATGCAGGTTTTATGTCACTATACTATGGATGTGACAAATTAACCAACAAGCCAGGTTTTGAGTTGAGCTCTTCAAGTCATCAAAATCTTGCATTAACAGGAGTAGGAAAAGCCGTTACCTCTTCTGAGCATATGAATGCTCACCCTTTCAGTTATGCAGCAGGCTTTATGGAAACCAACAGTTTTCCAAGGGTCTTGCAAGGTCAAGAAATATGTAAATTGAAATCACTTACACAAAAAGTCGATTCAAATATTGGTGCATGGGGAAATAATCCTAATGTAAGTTGCACAAATTTCAACCTCCGTCAAGCAACCAAACCAAACTTCCAATCTGCATATTTTCCTTATGGAGATATTTACAAAAATGGTCAAGCTAACATGTTTACCTCAAAGCACATGAATTTCCAGAGCGATAACGTCTCATTTAGCACGCCATCGATATTAGCAGGGAACATTAGAAATGAAGTTGGAAGATCTGAATTAAATCTTCCAAATGAAGATAAACTGCAGGACAACATTTCTGCATCTGTTTCATTAGGAGCTACAAACATTAAGGTTCCAAATGATAACAATGTCAAGGGAAAGGTAAATTCCTGCAAACTATTCGGGTTTCCTTTGTCTGCGGAAACTAGTTCACAAAATTTACAGAACACTGCAAAAAGAAGTTGCACAAAG GTTCACAAGCAAGGCAGCTTAGTTGGAAGAGCTGTTGATCTCTCGAGGTTGAACTGCTACGTCGATCTTCTGAGTGAACTTGAGAAACTATTTGGCATGGAAGGCCTTCTTAGAGACCATGATAAGGGATGGAGGATTCTCTACACTGACAGTGAGAATGACATAATGGTTGTAGGGGATGATCCATGGCA TGAGTTTTGTGATGTTGTGTCCAAGATTCATATATATACCAAAGGCGAAGTGGAGAAAATGACATTTGGGATGACCAATGATGATACTCATAGCTCTTTGGAACAGGCACCAGTGATTATGGAACCTTCTAAGTCTTCCTCAGTGAGTCAGACAGATTATTCTCCAACAGTAGTTAGAGTCTAA
- the ARF17 gene encoding auxin response factor 4 isoform X1 produces MEIDLNHEVMMTEVENKNALCIKECEKVSCCCCVCSLSPSTCSSSTSSTSPIVVSSSYLELWHACAGPLTSLPKKGNVVVYFPQGHLEQVASFSPFTSLEIPTFDLQPQIFCRVVNIQLLANKENDEVYTQVTLLPQAELAGMHMEAKEVEELEADEEGNEGLPTKSTPHMFCKTLTVSDTSTHGGFSVPRRAAEDCFPPLDYKLQRPSQELVAKDLHGVEWKFRHIYRGQPRRHLLTTGWSIFVNQKNLVSGDAVLFLRGENGELRLGIRRAVRPRNGLPESIVGKQNCYPNFLSSVANAISTKSMFHVFYSPRASHAEFVVPYQKYVKSIKSPVSIGTRFKIRFEMDESPERRCNSGMLIGISDLDPYRWPKSKWRCLMVRWDEDIETNHQDRVSPWEIDPSSSLPPLSIQSSPRLKKPRTGLQVASPSHLITAAGGSGMMGFEESIRSSKVLQGQENAGFMSLYYGCDKLTNKPGFELSSSSHQNLALTGVGKAVTSSEHMNAHPFSYAAGFMETNSFPRVLQGQEICKLKSLTQKVDSNIGAWGNNPNVSCTNFNLRQATKPNFQSAYFPYGDIYKNGQANMFTSKHMNFQSDNVSFSTPSILAGNIRNEVGRSELNLPNEDKLQDNISASVSLGATNIKVPNDNNVKGKVNSCKLFGFPLSAETSSQNLQNTAKRSCTKVHKQGSLVGRAVDLSRLNCYVDLLSELEKLFGMEGLLRDHDKGWRILYTDSENDIMVVGDDPWHEFCDVVSKIHIYTKGEVEKMTFGMTNDDTHSSLEQAPVIMEPSKSSSVSQTDYSPTVVRV; encoded by the exons ATGGAAATTGATCTGAACCATGAAGTGATGATGACTGAGGTTGAAAACAAGAATGCATTGTGCATTAAGGAATGTGAAAAAgttagttgttgttgttgtgtttgtaGTTTGTCCCCTTCAACTTGTTCATCTTCTACTAGTTCAACTTCACCAATTGTTGTGTCTTCTTCTTATCTTGAGCTCTGGCATGCTTGTGCTGGTCCTCTTACATCACTTCCTAAGAAAGGAAATGTTGTGGTTTATTTTCCACAAGGTCACTTAGAACAAGTTGCTTCTTTCTCTCCTTTCACATCATTGGAGATACCAACTTTTGATCTTCAGCCACAGATCTTTTGCAGGGTTGTCAATATCCAACTACTT GCTAATAAGGAGAATGATGAGGTTTATACACAAGTTACTTTGCTTCCTCAGGCTGAG TTGGCAGGGATGCATATGGAGGCAAAAGAAGTTGAAGAATTAGAAGCAGATGAAGAGGGAAATGAAGGATTACCAACAAAATCAACCCCTCACATGTTCTGCAAGACACTGACTGTCTCCGATACCAGCACTCATGGAGGGTTCTCTGTGCCTCGTCGAGCTGCTGAAGACTGTTTTCCTCCTTTG GATTATAAGCTGCAGAGGCCCTCTCAAGAGCTTGTTGCCAAAGACCTGCATGGTGTGGAATGGAAATTTCGCCATATTTATAGAG GTCAGCCTAGGCGGCATCTACTCACTACTGGATGGAGCATTTTTGTGAACCAAAAGAATCTTGTTTCTGGTGATGCAGTTCTCTTTCTAAG GGGTGAAAATGGAGAGCTGAGATTGGGAATCAGAAGAGCTGTTAGACCTAGAAATGGTCTTCCTGAATCAATTGTTGGTAAACAGAACTGTTATCCCAATTTCCTTTCTTCTGTAGCAAATGCTATATCCACCAAAAGCATGTTTCATGTTTTTTATAGTCCAAG AGCGAGTCACGCAGAATTCGTTGTTCCCTACCAAAAGTATGTTAAAAGCATCAAGAGTCCAGTATCCATAGGGACTAGATTCAAAATAAGATTTGAAATGGATGAATCGCCGGAGAGAAG GTGTAATAGTGGTATGTTGATTGGAATAAGTGACTTGGATCCCTATAGATGGCCTAAATCAAAATGGAGGTGCTTGATG GTTAGATGGGATGAGGATATTGAGACTAATCATCAAGACAGAGTATCTCCATGGGAGATCGATCCTTCTTCTTCTCTGCCTCCCCTAAGCATTCAGTCTTCTCCAAGGCTGAAGAAACCGCGGACCGGTCTGCAGGTTGCCTCACCCAGTCACCTCATCACTG CAGCCGGAGGCAGTGGAATGATGGGCTTTGAGGAGTCTATAAGATCATCAAAGGTCTTGCAAGGTCAAGAAAATGCAGGTTTTATGTCACTATACTATGGATGTGACAAATTAACCAACAAGCCAGGTTTTGAGTTGAGCTCTTCAAGTCATCAAAATCTTGCATTAACAGGAGTAGGAAAAGCCGTTACCTCTTCTGAGCATATGAATGCTCACCCTTTCAGTTATGCAGCAGGCTTTATGGAAACCAACAGTTTTCCAAGGGTCTTGCAAGGTCAAGAAATATGTAAATTGAAATCACTTACACAAAAAGTCGATTCAAATATTGGTGCATGGGGAAATAATCCTAATGTAAGTTGCACAAATTTCAACCTCCGTCAAGCAACCAAACCAAACTTCCAATCTGCATATTTTCCTTATGGAGATATTTACAAAAATGGTCAAGCTAACATGTTTACCTCAAAGCACATGAATTTCCAGAGCGATAACGTCTCATTTAGCACGCCATCGATATTAGCAGGGAACATTAGAAATGAAGTTGGAAGATCTGAATTAAATCTTCCAAATGAAGATAAACTGCAGGACAACATTTCTGCATCTGTTTCATTAGGAGCTACAAACATTAAGGTTCCAAATGATAACAATGTCAAGGGAAAGGTAAATTCCTGCAAACTATTCGGGTTTCCTTTGTCTGCGGAAACTAGTTCACAAAATTTACAGAACACTGCAAAAAGAAGTTGCACAAAG GTTCACAAGCAAGGCAGCTTAGTTGGAAGAGCTGTTGATCTCTCGAGGTTGAACTGCTACGTCGATCTTCTGAGTGAACTTGAGAAACTATTTGGCATGGAAGGCCTTCTTAGAGACCATGATAAGGGATGGAGGATTCTCTACACTGACAGTGAGAATGACATAATGGTTGTAGGGGATGATCCATGGCA TGAGTTTTGTGATGTTGTGTCCAAGATTCATATATATACCAAAGGCGAAGTGGAGAAAATGACATTTGGGATGACCAATGATGATACTCATAGCTCTTTGGAACAGGCACCAGTGATTATGGAACCTTCTAAGTCTTCCTCAGTGAGTCAGACAGATTATTCTCCAACAGTAGTTAGAGTCTAA
- the LOC101505044 gene encoding isovaleryl-CoA dehydrogenase, mitochondrial, producing MHRRINTARFIFSSLFRTNSSNSHYAAYFSTTSFLFDDTQIQFKESVAQFATEHIAPHASKIDHTNYFPKEVNLWKSMGEFNLHGITAPEEYGGLGLGYLYHCIAMEEISRASGSVGLSYGAHSNLCINQLVRNGNHAQKQKYLPKLISGDHVGALAMSEPNSGSDVVSMKCKADRVDGGYVLNGNKMWCTNGPSAQTLVVYAKTDITAGSKGITAFIIEKGMPGFSTAQKLDKLGMRGSDTCELVFENCFVPEENVLGKEGKGVYVMMSGLDLERLVLAAGPLGIMQACLDVVLPYVRQREQFGRPIGEFQFIQGKVADMYTSLQSSRSYVYSVARDCDSGKVDPKDCAGVILCAAERATQVALQAIQCLGGNGYVNEYPTGRLLRDAKLYEIGAGTSEIRRMIIGRELFKEQ from the exons ATGCATAGAAGAATCAACACAGCACGCttcattttttcttctcttttcagAACTAATTCTTCTAACTCTCACTATGCTGCTTATTTTTCCACCACCTCCTTCCTCTTCGATGACACTCAAATACAG TTTAAAGAGAGTGTTGCTCAATTTGCAACTGAACATATTGCCCCTCATGCTTCCAAAATTGACCACACTAATTATTTTCCAAAG GAAGTTAACTTGTGGAAAAGTATGGGAGAGTTTAATCTCCATGGGATTACTGCACCAG AGGAGTATGGAGGGCTTGGTCTAGGTTACTTATATCATTGTATTGCAATGGAAGAGATTAGTCGTGCTTCAGGATCTGTTGGTCTTTCTTATGGTGCTCATTCTAACCTATGTATCAATCAGCTG GTGAGGAATGGAAACCATGCTCAGAAACAGAAATACTTGCCAAAG CTTATCTCCGGTGATCATGTGGGAGCTTTGGCAATGAGTGAGCCCAATT CTGGATCTGATGTTGTCAGCATGAAATGCAAGGCTGATCGCGTAGATGGTGGCTATGTACTTAATGGGAACAAGATGTGGTGTACTAATGGACCATCGGCTCAAACATTA GTTGTATATGCAAAAACAGACATAACAGCTGGGTCAAAAGGAATCACGGCATTCATCATTGAGAAAGGAATGCCCGG ATTCAGTACTGCCCAGAAATTGGATAAACTAGGGATGCGAGGAAGTGATAC ATGTGAGCTTGTCTTTGAGAATTGCTTTGTTCCGGAAGAAAATGTTCTAGGGAAA GAAGGGAAAG GAGTCTATGTCATGATGTCTGGCTTGGATCTGGAAAGGCTTGTTTTAGCAGCTGGTCCACTCGGCATTATGCAGGCATGTCTCGATGTTGTCCTTCCTTATGTTCGACAAAGAGAGCAGTTTGGTCGTCCTATTGGGGAGTTTCAGTTTATACAG GGGAAAGTTGCTGATATGTATACTTCTTTACAATCCTCAAG GTCTTATGTGTATTCTGTAGCTCGGGATTGTGACAGCGGAAAAGTTGACCCAAAG GATTGTGCTGGAGTTATACTTTGTGCAGCTGAAAGAGCTACTCAAGTCGCTTTGCAG GCGATACAATGTTTAGGTGGGAATGGCTATGTGAACGAGTATCCAACTGGTCGTCTCCTTAGAGATGCTAAACTATACGAGATTGGCGCAGGAACAAGTGAGATCAGAAGAATGATTATTGGACGCGAGCTCTTCAAGGAGCAATGA